The Thalassolituus oleivorans MIL-1 genome includes the window AAAAAGCTTTTTGGATGGTCAACGGTTACAAGGTGAAGGTGGCTGGTACGAGCCTGAACGTTGCCCATGGAACTCTGGCGATAATGTTGAACGTACTATGACGCAACTCAGCAATACCTTTAATGGTATTGGTTCTGATGTATTTCTATCTGTGGGCGCTTGGCCAATGAATGATATCGATGCCTTCCGGGATACGGTAGAAATCTATAACAACGAACTAAAGACGCATAAAAAGATTATTATTATTGGCGTCGGCAAAATATTGCCTAGCTATAAAGCATTATTAAAAGAGCACTTGGTACACGCCTACGTAAGCATCGACTTCTTCGAAATGGGTAGAGAAACCTACCGGAATATGAAAAAAGCGGCAAATGGCGAAAGTATTGCGAAAACAACCTATACCAAAAATGAAATCGTACGCTCAAATTCAATTTTGGAAAATACCACTAAAAAAGCGGCAACCCCGATCGACAAGTAATATCTATTACTTCAACTCGATGATCTGAATGCTGTCTTTTTCGATACATAACTCTAAACGTACTGCTTTCAGCAAATGATGCTCGCTGCCCAATATTCGAAAGTCTTCTGCAGTTAATGGGCCTTGAAAGCGCTTCAAATAATATAGGCCATCAAATGCATAAATCTTATCGCCAACAATGGGATACCCAAGATAGGCTAAATGCGCGCGAATTTGATGTTTTTTACCGGTAAATAATCGACATTCTACGAGCGTCCTAGCACCATCGTTACGAATAACTTGAAAATGGGTTTTACTAAACTTCGAATTTTTATAATCAGTAACGCCATTCTCAACGACATACATGCGACTGCGAATAGCGCTGTCTTCGCGTTCAGATATCTCACATTCTAACGTCATTTCATTCCACGATGGCCGACCAAACACCCAAGCATGATAAATTTTACCTTGCATTAGGCGCTCAAAATTCTTCTTCCATTTTTTATCCGCGTAAGAATTTTTCGCCAATAAAATAAGACCTGATGTTTCTGTATCTAAGCGATGTAATAACTGTGCTTGCGTCCACGGACTATGGCGACGAACAAGAGAAATTAACGTACCGTATAAATTTCGCGTCGTGCGACTAACCGGCAACAACGGCGGCTTGTATATCGCCAGTAATTCGTGATTTTCCCAGACGGTCGTCCAGTTAGTATTAACAGGGTCTTCGCCATGATTTGAAATTTCAACACAGAGGCGATCGTGAGTCTGTAATACATAATGAGCCGAAATTAATATCTGCTTAATCTCTGCATGATTATCTTCGCTAACCTTAAGCCAAACTCTTTCGTCGGCGAAGTATTGAGCTAATTCGTCTAGATTTAGCCGCGGAAAATGTGGTGCTATATAATCAATGGCCGTCATACCTGCATGCGATTCAAAAACGCTAAACCCCAATTGATATGATGCATGCTCGCTTAGCGAGTCAAACGTTACCAATTTAAGCCGAACCGCAAACAAAAAATGAGAGGTAAGATCCTAGACATAATGTCACTTTTGCATAGTAAAACGGCTTTGATTGTATCACTTTCGATTCCACGCCCCCTATTTGATTGAAAAATACGCAAATAGACCGAATTTCGGCCGGATAATCCCTTATCTTAATTGCATTATCCGTAGACAATAGTCGCCATCATCAAATGAGGTTGAATTATGTTCCAGCGAGCCTTGGCGTCGTTATCCGAAGAGCGTTTCGCGATCCCCTTAGAGGAAATCAAACAACGCCATGAATTACCCGACTCGAAGTATCTAGAGTTGCAGGGGATGAAGATTCATTACCGTGATGTCGGCCAAGGTCCTGTATTGCTTTTACTCCATGGTATGTTTTCGTCTCTGCATACTTGGAACGATTGGAGCGACATTCTCAGCAAGCACTTCCGTGTCATCTGTTTAGATAATCCAAACTATGGTCTTACCGGCCCACATCCAAAAGGCGTGTACAAACACATGTACAGTGACTTTTTGAATGAGTTCACTGATGCACTGGGGGTAGAAACCTGCATGGTAGCCGGAAACTCGCTCGGTGGTTGGATGACCTGGGACTTTGCAGCACGCTATCCACATAAAGTGAGTAAGTTTGTGTTATTGGATGCTGCTGGTTTCTTTTTTATTCCACCTGCGACTATCTCGTCGCTGGCTGTGCCCTTTGCTGGATGGTCGGCGTCGCGAATGAAAATCCCGCGCAAGGCTTTGTATGGTTCAGTACGCTCTCTCTACGGCCAGCCAGATCGCATTAAAAAAGAACAATTAGAATGCTACTACGACATGATGATGCGCCCAGGAAAC containing:
- a CDS encoding RluA family pseudouridine synthase, encoding MTAIDYIAPHFPRLNLDELAQYFADERVWLKVSEDNHAEIKQILISAHYVLQTHDRLCVEISNHGEDPVNTNWTTVWENHELLAIYKPPLLPVSRTTRNLYGTLISLVRRHSPWTQAQLLHRLDTETSGLILLAKNSYADKKWKKNFERLMQGKIYHAWVFGRPSWNEMTLECEISEREDSAIRSRMYVVENGVTDYKNSKFSKTHFQVIRNDGARTLVECRLFTGKKHQIRAHLAYLGYPIVGDKIYAFDGLYYLKRFQGPLTAEDFRILGSEHHLLKAVRLELCIEKDSIQIIELK
- a CDS encoding alpha/beta fold hydrolase — encoded protein: MFQRALASLSEERFAIPLEEIKQRHELPDSKYLELQGMKIHYRDVGQGPVLLLLHGMFSSLHTWNDWSDILSKHFRVICLDNPNYGLTGPHPKGVYKHMYSDFLNEFTDALGVETCMVAGNSLGGWMTWDFAARYPHKVSKFVLLDAAGFFFIPPATISSLAVPFAGWSASRMKIPRKALYGSVRSLYGQPDRIKKEQLECYYDMMMRPGNRASAARVVRYIRNNVGFDTRPLKNITQPALIMWGKQDAWIPVAHAHRFAKAIPNARTVIYDNCGHMPMEEIPEQSAADCLAFLLEK